The window TCCAGTTTTCCTTCATTCCGATGACGATCCAGCCGTTCTCGGTGGCGTCGTCCATTAAAGATTGAGGAAACGTGCCTATCTTCGAGTCGGGCAATCCGCCTGCGGGACCGTAGGCGTACTCACGCTCGGCGTCGTTGTGGTAGACGAGCAATCCCAAGCGTGCCCCGCTGCCGCCCGTGGTGTACTGCAGCATTTCGAGGTCGCCTGTAGAGTTACCGACCGCTAGGATGGGACGCTTGCCGATGTGTTGGCCAATTCCCACTGGCTTACCAGCTTTATCGTCGACGAAGTTTACCTTCGGTAGCCGCATGAGCACGGGCTGGCCGTCAACAAACTGGAATTCGGTCGCGATGCTGGAACCAACGACCTGGGGTGATGAAATGCCGTACACCCTTTCGGTCCATGGACGCATGAACTCGATGCCGCCACCCGACACGATAAATGTTTTGAATCCATTTTCACGCAGATACTTAAGCAGTTCGAGCTGGGGTTGATAAACACACTCCGTGTAGAGTCTTTTGA of the Allorhodopirellula heiligendammensis genome contains:
- a CDS encoding HAD family hydrolase; its protein translation is MKRSHTPPFLVAVTLGIFTVLAGPGIAADPLPAWNDSSAKQAVLGFVAKVTNEGSADFVPESDRIATFDNDGTLWVEQPIYTQLAFALDRLRSMAPQHPEWKTQQPYKSVLDGDLETLKTGGKHALEQIIAATHAGMTSDDFDKITSDWISTAQHPRFKRLYTECVYQPQLELLKYLRENGFKTFIVSGGGIEFMRPWTERVYGISSPQVVGSSIATEFQFVDGQPVLMRLPKVNFVDDKAGKPVGIGQHIGKRPILAVGNSTGDLEMLQYTTGGSGARLGLLVYHNDAEREYAYGPAGGLPDSKIGTFPQSLMDDATENGWIVIGMKENWNQIFPSVP